AAGAAATTCAACCAACCGAACCCTAATTCCCTCACTTCTCAATTGCAACTTTGCATTCTAGCTCCTTTTCCAACATTCCtccgtcgtcgtcgtcgtcttcTCAGAATGAAAGAAGCTAAATCTGCTAAAGTCAACCACCAACAGCTGCTCCAGAACGCTCATCTCTCTCCTTCCAAATTCGCCAAATTGCTTGACCCCGAAGCTTCCTGGGACAAGGTTACATTTTTCTTCTCCTCCCCATCCATGCGAGCTCTTTTCAGCGTGCTAATAGTCTAAGTCATTATCTTTACGCTCACTGTGTTCAATTATTGCCCTTTGCTCCATTGATtcgatataaaaaaaaaagagaggttaAATTGTTGGTAGTGTGCTTAATAGTGTTGGATTAAGTGCTGTCAGCTGTATGATGCGGCAACTAAGAAGTAATCATAGTGAATATATCCTTTCAATGTACATATTTTGTGAAAGAGGAATAGCTGAATTTTTTTCCTATTATGCTAACCTCGCTTATCTGTAATATTCTGTGTTCTGTCCCAATCCAAGTAGGATCAAATGGGAGAGGTGCTGCATTGGATTCGACAAGTGCTCGGTCTTGTATGTGGATTACTTTGGGGTGTCTTCCCATTGGTTGGGGGAATTTGGTTTATCCTGTGAGTATTTGTTTTATGATCCATTCCTTAATTTCATATTCAAGTTGTGTTTTATGTTCTCTTTTCATTTTTGGGAAGATATCTAGTGAACCTATTGACAGAACCGATTCATGATGTTAAGCTACATTGATCAAGGGAACTTGTGTTGCATAAATTGATCCCTTTTGCACCATCATGTATTATTTTGATTGCTGAGACTTTAGTAGCTATAAAATTTCCCCATGGCTTTCGCTGTGTTTCTTTTCCTGGTAGTTTCTTTATTGTAATTTATAAGGCTTGATTTAAAGGTCACATTGCACTTGTAGCCTGTAGGGCATCTTCAGTATGATGTGAACAATCCAATACTCAGATTAACATTTTTTAGAAGTTTGATATGATGATATCGATGGTTTCTTACGCCCTCATTTATCCTTTTACCTTGCAGTTTTTTAGCGATGTCCTCCGGGATTATATATGGTTACTATTCATTAGTATTGAAGGTCGATGAAGAAGAGTTTGGCGGCCACGGAGCCCTCCTTTTGGAAGGGCTTTTTGCATCTACAACACTCTTCCTGGTAGTATACTATCTTGGTCTTTACTGTGTATTGCAGAAAGTGaggttttttcctttttgttcCCGAAAGACAAGATTAATTAAGGCCTTTAACTAACCTTTCATCTGATCTCTCTTTTCCCCATCTATGCAGCTTTCATGGACTCTAGTTTACAGTTTGGCACACTTTTGAGTTCTGTTTTGATGGGCATAGTAAGTTCCGATAATATGTCCAACCATCAGTGACATGTTATTAGATTTTACTTGATTCTTTGTTGGACCATAGTTAGCTTGAAACCAATGATAAAAATTGTTGGACCATAGTTGTGCTATACCTTCTGTGTAAAAGAATGTTCTGGTTTTGCGGAGCATTAGCAAATTGCTTCTGCTCTCCATGTTAAATAGACGCTTCAATTCACCTCGAAGTGTTGTAACAAATTACGAATTGCAGAATTTAACATCAAAATTATGTTTATTCATCCATGAAAGAAACATGATTCAAGGGCAAATTCGGAAGGATACTATGAAGTTATCCTCTTTTTGACGTGTAATGCTTAGAGAAATATGTTTGTGACCAATATAGCATTTCTCTTTACAAACTTCAATTCAAACACACACTTAGTAGTTAAGTTTGCTAAATCAAAATAggattcaatttatttattttggggTATAGAATCTCGTTCAAATTTTAAGTCGCAGCTTTACTTCCTCACAGCAATTTGTACCAGCGATATGATTAAAGAAATCAAGACTCAAGCTATATTAGATAGACCCAGAAAGATGTTAACACTAACACAACCAAATCTAATGAAATTAAGTTCCCAATAATTAACATGGCAATTCCTTCCTTAACTATACACATTCATATATAACCGGAAGAAAATTTATAGTTCCCGTCGGCGTCGTGATCTGCGAACAAGGTAGATGCGGCCATGAACCCATTGTCCACCAAATCTTGAACTTGATTTCTGCAAAATGATACCACCATCTGTCATGCAAAGAGCATAATACGGATACCTGCTTCTCTTGCTTTCCAATCTTTAAAATACCAGTCTAGAATTATGAACACCCTTTGCAAGGAGTAATGGAAAAAGAAGGCAAAAGAATTATTACTAGTTTATTACCTCAACTTTGGTGAGAAATTCTAACAAGCATTCACACACATGGCAATTTGATCTATGGGGTAAGTCATTAGCCTTGTCCACTGTCACAAAGGCAAATACCTGAAAGAAAATTAATCCAACTCAGGTAGCACAATTAAATTAAAGCATTAAATATGTTTAGTATAGAACACATACAGAATGACTGACCTCTTCTCCACAATTTGGACAAGTAC
The DNA window shown above is from Arachis ipaensis cultivar K30076 chromosome B08, Araip1.1, whole genome shotgun sequence and carries:
- the LOC107614189 gene encoding uncharacterized protein C20orf24 homolog isoform X1; its protein translation is MKEAKSAKVNHQQLLQNAHLSPSKFAKLLDPEASWDKDQMGEVLHWIRQVLGLVCGLLWGVFPLVGGIWFILFLAMSSGIIYGYYSLVLKVDEEEFGGHGALLLEGLFASTTLFLVVYYLGLYCVLQKLSWTLVYSLAHF
- the LOC107614189 gene encoding uncharacterized protein C20orf24 homolog isoform X2; this encodes MKEAKSAKVNHQQLLQNAHLSPSKFAKLLDPEASWDKDQMGEVLHWIRQVLGLVCGLLWGVFPLVGGIWFILFLAMSSGIIYGYYSLVLKVDEEEFGGHGALLLEGLFASTTLFLLSWTLVYSLAHF